In one window of Arachis ipaensis cultivar K30076 chromosome B06, Araip1.1, whole genome shotgun sequence DNA:
- the LOC107648757 gene encoding DNA-directed RNA polymerase I subunit 1-like isoform X2: protein MFFLENIFVPPIKFCPPTKGGDMVSEHAHTVLLSKILQSNIRLGDAHLNKKDPSMVLARKNRICLCSCEAFKIFFRGSV from the exons ATGTTCTTTCTTGAGAATATTTTTGTTCCACCAATCAAATTCTGCCCTCCCACTAAAGGAGGTGATATG GTATCAGAGCATGCTCATACTGTTTTGTTGAGTAAGATTCTGCAGTCTAACATAAGATTAGGGGATGCCCATCTAAACAAGAAGGATCCCTCGATGGTTTTAGCCAG GAAAAACAGAATATGTTTATGCTCGTGTGAAGCTTTCAAGATATTCTTTAGAG GTTCTGTCTGA
- the LOC107648757 gene encoding DNA-directed RNA polymerase I subunit 1-like isoform X1: MFFLENIFVPPIKFCPPTKGGDMVSEHAHTVLLSKILQSNIRLGDAHLNKKDPSMVLARWVELQQSVNVLFTNNTSGKTEYVYARVKLSRYSLEVLSEDLPATISKISFPKTMKWNSQVCGI; encoded by the exons ATGTTCTTTCTTGAGAATATTTTTGTTCCACCAATCAAATTCTGCCCTCCCACTAAAGGAGGTGATATG GTATCAGAGCATGCTCATACTGTTTTGTTGAGTAAGATTCTGCAGTCTAACATAAGATTAGGGGATGCCCATCTAAACAAGAAGGATCCCTCGATGGTTTTAGCCAGGTGGGTGGAACTTCAGCAATCTGTAAATGTGCTCTTTACCAATAACACTTCTG GAAAAACAGAATATGTTTATGCTCGTGTGAAGCTTTCAAGATATTCTTTAGAG GTTCTGTCTGAAGATTTGCCTGCTACTATTTCTAAAATATCATTTCCAAAGACGATGAAATGGAATTCCCAGGTATGTGGGATTTGA